AAAATCTGTTCTGTATTTTTGTAGATAACGGATTACTAAGAAAAGAAGAGTTCGAGCAGGTGCTTGATTCTTATCGTCATATGGGTCTGAACATCAAAGGTGTAGATGCGAAAGATTTGTTTTATAGTGCGCTTGACGGTTTATCTGATCCGGAAGCAAAAAGAAAAGCAATCGGAAAAGCATTTATTGACGTTTTTGATCAGGAATCACATTTAATTGAAGATGTGAAATGGTTAGGTCAGGGTACAATTTATCCGGACGTGATTGAATCTGTTTCAGTTAAAGGACCTTCTGCTACCATTAAATCACACCATAACGTAGGTGGTTTACCGGATTTTATGAAATTGAAAGTGGTTGAGCCGCTGAATACTTTATTTAAAGATGAAGTAAGATTGGTTGGTAAAACACTGAATATAGATCCGACAATTCTTGGCCGTCATCCCTTCCCTGGACCAGGTTTAGCAATTCGTATTTTGGGAGAAATCACTCCTGAAAAAGTAGCTATTTTACAGGAAGTTGACGCGATTTTTATTGGCGGACTAAGAAAATGGAATTTGTATAATGAAGTTTGGCAGGCTGGAGTAATGCTTCTTCCTGTTAAAAGTGTAGGTGTAATGGGCGATGAGCGTACTTACGAAAGTGTGGTTGCGTTGAGAGCTGTAACTTCTGTTGATGGTATGACAGCCGACTGGGCTCACCTGCCATATGATTTCCTTGCCGAAGTTTCCAATGATATTATCAATAAAGTAAAAGGCGTTAACCGCGTTGTTTATGATATTTCTTCAAAACCACCTGCAACAATTGAGTGGGAATAAGGTTTTGATTTTAACCAATAAAAAGAAAAGCGGGCTGTTTCAGCTCGCTTTTTCCATTATACCATAGGTCATGTTATATATCATCAGGATCGCCCGACTCCGCGGCTGATCAAACTCAATACAAATAAAACCAAGAAAACAAAGAAAAGTATTTTAGCAATTCCGGCAGCTCCAGCTGCAATTCCACCAAATCCAAGTACTCCGGCAATGATGGCAACGATCAGAAATATTACTGTCCATCTAAGCATAATTGACAAATAGTTTAGTTGATAAAAATAAGTTTAATTGATGAATGTCTTTGCTGATATTATTACTAAATATATGCCAGGAAATGATTCTATGAAATAATGTGATTATTAACGGTTTACCTGCGTTTGTTTCGCCAAAATTGACCTTTTGTGTGGAGATTGCTGCCCAGAATATGCGCAAAATTGGTAGAATAAGTTACAAATTGAATATACAAATGAAATAATATTGACTTATTCATAGTTGTCTTAGCAATATAATGGTGAATTAAGGTTGTGATATTGCTAAATGCGTCATTAGCCGTACTTTGCACGACTTTTAAATTTTTGAAAAATAGTATAGTAGAATGAATAAATTGCTTTTTGTTGTTCTGGCTGGCTTAACCTGCACAGCCACTTTTGCCCAGTCGGATCGTTGGCAGCAGCGTGTCAAGTATCAAATGAATATCGATTTTGATGTTACCAAGCATCAATATACTGGCACCCAAAAACTGGTTTACAGCAACAATTCACCGGATACGCTTACAAAAGTTTTTTATCATCTCTACATGAACGCTTTCCAGCCGGGAAGCCAGATGGATGTTCGGTCAAGAGTAATCAGCGATCCTGATCCGCGGGTGAAAGACAGGATTTCAAAATTGTCTCCAAATGAAATTGGATACGAAAAAATTCTATCGTTGAAACAAAACGGCAAGCCTTTGAAATATCAGGTTGTCGGGACTATTCTGGAAGTGACTTTGAATGAAAAGATTCTTCCAAAAACGCAGCACACTTTTGATATGGAGTTTGAAGCCCAGGTTCCAATTCAGATTCGTAGAAATGGAAGAGATAATAGTGAAGGTATTGATTATTCGGTAGCACAGTGGTATCCAAAACTTTGTGAATATGATTATGAAGGCTGGCATTCCAATCCTTACATCGCCCGTGAATTCTATGGTGTCTGGGGAGATTTTGATGTGAAAATTACTTTGGACGCTTCCTACATTGTTGCAGCGACAGGATATCTTCAAAATCCGGAGAAAATCGGTTACGGTTACAGCAAAAAAGATGTTCCGCATAAAGCTGGCGAAAAGTTAACCTGGCATTTTATCGCACCGGAAGTTCACGATTTTATGTGGGCAGCAGATCGTGATTACAAACATGATGTTGTAAAAGTAGACGATAACCTTGATCTCAATTTTTTCTATCAAACCGATACGCTGGCGAATGTCTGGAAAGAAATGGAACCTTTGGCGGTTCAATCTTTTAAGATTATGAACCAGAAATTCGGTCGTTATCCTTACAAACAATATTCGATCATTCAGGGTGGTGACGGCGGCATGGAATATCCGATGGCGACGCTGATTACCGGGCATTCTAATTTGTCAGGTTTGGTTAGTGTAGCCGTTCATGAATCTATTCACAGCTGGTTCCAGGGATTGTTAGGAACCAATGAATCAAAATATTCCTGGATGGATGAAGGTTTTACAACCTATGCGCAAAATCTCGTTTTGGCAGAATTGTTCCAGTCTAAATCAGACCCATTGCGTGCGACAACGGCGAGTTATAGAAATCTTGTTAAGTCCGGTCTGGAAGAACCCATGACAACCCATGCGGATCATTATAATACAAACAGAGCGTACAGTATTGCAAGTTATTCCAAAGGCGCAGTATTCCTGAATCAGCTTAGTTACATTATCGGAAAAGATAAGTTTGAAAATGGAATGAAACGATATTTCAACGAATGGAAATACAAACATCCAAACCCGACAGACCTGAAACGGATCATGGAAAAAGAATCCGGCCTGGAACTGGATTGGTATTGGGAGGATTTTATTGGAACAACAAAAACAATTGATTACGGCATTAAAGAAGTTGTTTCCAACGCCGGTAAAACGGATGTTGTGATCGAAAGAATTGGACAAATGCCGATGCCGCTTGATATCGTAGTAAGTTACAAAGATGGGTCGCAAGAGAATTTTTACATTCCTTTGGAAATGATGCGTGGAGAAAAAGTAGAAAAACTTTATTCGAAAACGACTTTGTTATCAGATTGGGGCTGGACTTATCCGGAATATACTTTTTCAATTGATCGCGCTATGACGGATGTAGACAGAATTGTCATTGACCCAAGCGGTCGTATGGCAGATATTAATCCTGAAAATAATACTTATCCATCGTTGCCAAAAGTTGCTCCAAGATTTAAAGGAGAAAAGATAAATGAAGTAAGATAAAGGCGATCGGCCATCGGCTTTCTTACTATCGCTTTAAATTTAATTTTGGCGAAAATCTGATAGCCGACTGCCGACAGCCGAAGTTACTATTATCTTAAATCCGAAATCCTGAATATCGTCCCAACCCGGAATTCTATTTTTTGCAGTTTTGCTTCGTCAAACTGGGCGACGGTTTCTATTCGGAAGAACTTAAAAATATGATCCAGACCGTAAACCAGCTCGGAATAATGTCTGGAAGTTGGAGAGAAAAGGTAATGAACCTGAACCGTTTCTTTAATACCTGTCAATCTTAAAGCAGGAACCTGGGTTACTAAAAACCGCTGCATCGACCAGAGTGCGTGGCCTTCGATAAACCATTGTCTTGTACTATGTTCGTAATAAGGCAAACTTCGGAATTGTGTCAGCGGATCACCCATTCTGAAAAACGATTCATTACCCAGGAAATGTCTGAAATCCGGGAAATACATTTCCTTTTTACTTAAAAATCCACCTCCTTTTACTGAATAACTCACTGTGTTTCTAGGTCCCAATTCAATAGATTGACGAATTCCTCCCTGTAAAAATTTATAGTCTACGTCTCCTGCAAAGGGCAATCCACTTTTATACAAAATACTAAAAGCAGGTTTTCTGGTTCTCAAATAACGCTTTTCTCCGTTTCTTACAACATATCGCCGCCAGGGACGAATATCAGCGCTGATCTGGAAAATCATCGCATCGTGATCGGGGAATCCGGTATTATTTTCTTCGTCATTTATTGGACGGTTTGGCGTAAATACACGTTTTGGCCAGTCAATGTAGGAATTAATATTTTCCATATTGAATAATTCCTTGCGCTGTTCATATTCCAGACTCGTACTAATGTTGACGATATCAAAAATATTCCTGATATCATATTGGGCTTTGGCAAATTTTGACTGGTAAAGTTTCGCCCTGTTTCTTTCAAAAATCAATGTTGAAACCGTGTTTCCAAAAGGTGTGATCGGATTATCCCGGTTAATTTGATTAACCATTTCACCGGCAGTTACCATCAGATTTGAATTTGCATTACCAACATTCATTTGGAGATTTCCATTAAACCGGTCTCTTCCAAAAGTGTATCGCGCATACGGGCGGACAGAAAAATAGCTCGATTTTCCCCATTTCTTCTGATATTCCGCGGCCAGGTTAAGCGCATAGCCTTCAACGGTATTGTAATAAAAACCCAGAAACGGACTTTCAATATGAACTGAATTTTTGTTGCTTAATTTGTACGTATTGCCAAGCAGAATGTGATGAGGCTTGAAATTCGTAGAATCCGGGTGATCATTTGCCTTTCTTTCATCCCTGGCAATTTTGATGCTATCCTGCAATGCGTAACTCTGAACTTCGGTATTAGTCAATGGAACGGGACGGAGATTTTCCCAATAAGTTGTATCTCTTTTGTTCGCCGAAGAATCTACAATAATCGAATCCTCACGTACAACACGTTGATCTTCCCCATTCTTTTTTCTCTCTTTCTTTAATTCTTTATCGTATTCCCTGGTATATTTTCTCAGGTTTTTGGTTGAAAAGGCCTTCTGTTCCTGAATCATTTTTTCCAGGTTTTTCTTTTTTACTTTCTCAGCCGTTTCCGGATCAACCTTTGGATCATTTACCACAATTTCTTCTTTCAAACCCGGATCAATATCCAGTTTTTGATACGTCAGCGAAACCAGATATTTAAATTCTCCTGCAAAGCCAAGATAACTTCCCTTAATCCTAAATTGCTGATTGACAGGTAACCAAATATTTTGAACCGGATTGAAAATCTGTTTTGCAAAAATATCCAGTCCGCTATTCGTCGTTTCCAGATCGTAACTATGAATTGCCCAGCGGTCGTCAATAATGTATAAACTGCCACGGAAAACACCTTCTCCATAAGCTTTCGGAATTACTTTGATTTTGTTGATAATCTGGCCCCGGTCTTCAAAATAACCTTCGTATTCAAATTTGTAATAAGCAAACGCTTTTGGAGAAAGAGGAGAAATCGTTCCGGCAATTTCCGGACTATACAAGCTCGCCAGAATATATTCATTGGGCGAAGGAATACTATTGTCCAAACTATTTCTGGTTGAAATAATATGTTGCTTAAAACTGTTTGGACGGCGATATTGAATTTCGGCGACGCTTTCATTGATAATCGCTTTTCCTTCCTGAATCCCTTCTTTTTTGAAACGTTTTTCAATCAGATAAGGAATTTTTGTTGGTAAAGCCGTACTGCGGGAATATACTTTTGCCTGATATGATCGAATTTGTAATTGATGGAAACGTGCTTTTGCAATCGATTTGCGCATTATTGTGTAGGCCGGATCTTCTCTTTTATTTCCAACCGTAAATTCGCCAAGGCTGAGCGCCTGCTCTTCCAGGGTAATATTTAATTCTTTAAAATCATTTCCTACAACAACAGTTTGAGTTAATGTTTTGAAACCCAGATATTGGAAAACAAGCTGATATGTTCCGGGTGGGAGACTGAATTCGTATAAACCTTCATCGTTGGCAATGGTTCCGTCGCCCGTTCCGTGCACCACAATACCTGCGTAAGGAAGTGCGTCTCCATTTTTATTTGATATGCGTCCTTTTATTCCTCCGGCCTGGGAAAGAGTAATTGTAAAACATAAAAGCAGGGAATAAAGGATAAAACGCATAAAGGTGAATGTCGGCTATAATTTTAAATCTTGTTTTCTATTCTTTAAGCGGATGTCCGCAATTACTGCAAAAATTAGCATTTACCGGCATTGATTTACCGCAGGACAAACATTCGGCTTGATCAACCTTACTGGCAACCGGCGGCTGAGATCTTGACATTTCAACCGTAACGATTCCAGTTGGTACGGCTATAATGGCGTAACCCATGATCATCACAATCGATGAAATTACTTGTCCTAATGAAGTTTGTGGGGTAAGATCTCCATATCCGACCGTCGTAATTGTAACAATGGCCCAATATATACTTTGAGGAATACTGGTAAAGCCGTTTTCCTCTCCTTCAACTACATACATAATCGTGCCTATGATTAAAACCAGGGCAACAATGAAGAGCATGAAGACGGTTATTTTTTGCAAACTTGAAGCGAGTGCGGATTTAAGTACCTGAGCATGATGTACAAAGCTGCTCAATTTCAAAATCCTGAATACGCGTAGAAGTCGTAAAATTCTGATCGTGATGAGGTAATGGCTTGCCGGTGAAAAGTAAGTGAGGTAGTAGGGGATGATGGATAAAAGATCAATGATTCCGTAAAAACTCAATAAATATTTGAGCGGCTTCGGGTGACTGTATATTCTTAGAAAATATTCTACCGTGAAAATAATCGTGAAGAAAGTTTCAAGATAGAAAAATACAGATTCGTACTGATCGCGAATTTTTGGAACGCTTTCAAGGCAAACGACGAGAATACTGATCAGGATAAACCATAAAAGAAAGACGTCGAACAAACGTCCTCTTTTTGTATTTGCCCCAAAAATGATAATGAAAAGTTTTCCGCGTAAAGAATTACGATTTATTGCCATGGCCGACTTTGGTATTGTTGGCTGGCAATGTAAGAAAAAGCCCGGTTATTGCGCAAAACGCGATAACCGGGCTTTAAAGTTTAAATCAGAAAGTATTGTGATTAACAGTTTCCGTCAATGTCACAACTATCACCATCTGCAAGGCTTACAAGCGGCGCTGGATTTTCTTTTTCCCATTCCTGAAAAGACTGTTGAAGTGCTCCCAAAAATGTTTCTGGCTGCTGTGCGCCTGAAACGGCATATTTCCTGTCCAAAACAAAAAACGGAACTCCACGAACGCCGACTTGCTGTGCTTCGTAAACATCTTTACGAACGGCATCAGCATATTGGTTGCTGTCAAGAACACTTTTCAATTCTTCCGCATCAAGTCCGATTTTTGTTCCAAGATCAATCAGCGTATCGTGGTCGGCTGTATTTTTTCCTTCAGTAAAGTAAGCGTGGAACAATTGTTCTTCGGCTGCATCTCCCAGTTTATTTTTCTTGGCAAACTGGATAAAACGGTGGCTGTCAAATGAATTGGCCAGAACTGTTTTCTCCATATTGTATTCCAAACCAACTTCTGCTGCAATATTTGTCACATTATCCAGCATTTGTGTAGCGTGGTCAACTGTGAAACCTTTTACGTCGGCAAGATATTCAACAATGGTTCGGCTTGGATCTGTTTTCATATCGGGATTCAACTGAAAACTTTTCCATTCAACCTCAATTCTGTCTTTTTGAGGAAATTGCTCTAACGCTTTTTCGAATTTGCGTTTTCCTATATAACACCATGGACACATGACGTCACTCCATATTTCAACTTTCATGATTGCTTCTGTTTAATTTGAGCAATGTTTATAAATTATTAGATCGTAACGAAAAGCTCTTCATGAGACCTTCTTACTTTTTTGGCGCTTGCCAAAACGTCTTTTTCGGCGTCACGATAGCCCAGCGTCATGATCACAACACTATGCAAACCTTTTTCGTTTAACCCTAAAATTTCATCCAGGCCGTTCGCATCAAAACCTTCCATCGGCGTCGCATCAATTTGTTCGGAAGCTGCGGCCACAAGTGCATGTCCCAGAGCAATATATGCTTGTCGCGCTGCCCATTGTGCGTTAATTTCTTCGGGACGACGTAAAATGCCGTTCGTGATAGAAGTTCTAAATCCGTCCAAAGACTCCGAAGAAACGCCGCGTGTTTCGGAGATCAGATTCATGTATTCGTCAATATGCTCAGCCGTAATTTTTGTCCAGGATGCAAATACAATCAAATGAGAAGCTTCTGCGATCTGAGGCTGCATAAATGCTATTTTCTGAATTTTCTCTTTAATTTCCTGGTCTTCGATTATGAACACGGTATATGGCTGTAAGCCCGCTGACGATGGCGAAAGTTTAATAGCCTCTAAGATTATATCCAGTTTTGCAGCCGGAACTTTCTCACCAGTCATTCTTTTAGTAGCATATCGCCAGTTCAGTGTTTCTATCAGGTTACTCATTCTTGTTTCAATTTATAATTTAGATGTGCAAACTTAAATAAATAAGCTATACATTTGTAAGTACTATACAATAGGATAGTGCAATATTCAAAAGACATGGAAGCAAAAGAGGAATTATTTCAAGAGAGATTATCACACAGTGATTGTTCAAAAAGTTTGCTGCCCGTTCGCGACGCACTGGATGCATTGAACGGGAAGTGGAAGCTTCAAATCATTATTTCACTGATGTTTGGGAACAAGCGTTTCACACAAATCGCCAAAGAAATTCCGAATATTACGGATAAGATGTTGTCAAAGGAATTAAGAGACCTGGAAGCGCATGAACTGGTAAAACGCACAGTTTATGATTCAATTCCGGTTGTAGTGGAATACACGCTGACCGAACATGGGAAATCTTTAAGAGAATTAATCGATGTGCTAAGAGTTTGGGGAATAAAGCACAGAAATCAGGTAATGGGGAAGGCGGTTCTGGTTGAAAGTTGAAAAATTATTACCTGCTGCGTTAAGGTTATAAAATGCAAAAGAGTTGAAAGCAAGAGTATAACACGCTCAACTTTCAACTCTTCATCACGCGGCGGACCGCTTTTAATTTGGTTAAGCTAAACGGTTGATGCAGTTCAAATCTTCGAAAGCTACTTTCAAACGAGCGATCATAGATTCTTCACCTTTACGCAACCAAACGCGTGGATCGTAATATTTTTTGTTTGGAGAATCAGCGCCTTCAGGGTTACCTAATTGAGACTGAAGATATCCTTCTTTTTCTTTGTAATATTTAAGAATTCCTTCCCAGGTTGACCACTGAACGTCAGTATCGATGTTCATTTTGATCGCACCGTATTCAATTGCTTCACGGATTTCTTCACGGGAAGAACCTGATCCGCCGTGGAATACGAAGTTTACAGGAAGTTCACCTGTTCCGAATTTCTCCTGAATGTATTTCTGAGAATTGTTAAGGATTTTCGGCTCCAATTTCACGTTACCTGGTTTGTAAACACCGTGAACGTTTCCGAAAGCAGCAGCAATTGTGAAGTTTGGAGAGATTTTGCGAAGCTCTTCGTATGCATAAGCAACCTCTTCCGGCTGAGTATAAAGTTTAGAGCTGTCAACATCACTGTTATCAACACCATCTTCTTCTCCACCCGTTACACCCAATTCAATTTCAAGCGTCATGCCGATTTTAGCCATACGCTCGAAGTATTTGCTGCAAATTTCGATGTTTTCTTCCAAAGGCTCTTCGGACAAATCCAGCATGTGAGAGCTGTACAATGGTTTGCCGAATTTGTCAAAATGACGTTCGCCAGCTTCCAAAAGACCGTCGATCCATGGAAGAAGTTTTTTAGCACAATGGTCTGTATGTAAAATTACAGGAACACCATACGCTTCTGCCATCAAATGAACGTGTTGAGCGCCTGAGATACTTCCTGCAATAGCAGCTTTCTGATCAGTATTTGAAAGAGACTTTCCTGCAAAAAAGATACCGCCACCATTTGAGAACTGAACAATAACAGGACTGTTTACGGCCTTCGCAGTTTCGATAACTGCGTTTACTGAGTTAGTACCAACCACGTTAACAGCTGGAAGGGCGTAGTTATTTTCGTTGGCATGACGGAAGATTTCGCTAACTCCGTCACCGGTAATAACACCGGCAGGAAAGCGTTGTGTAGTTTCGCTCATAGTAAAGTAAGATATTTTATCAAGAAAAAATTTTACAATTAGGGGATTGCGGCCCAATTGTACAGGAATTGGCGCAAGTTAACTATTTTAAAGAAAACGGGAGAAATAAGTAAGTGATATTATCACAGGCCAAGATGATTTATCCATTTTAATCCATTCTGTGTATATTTGAAAAAGAATAGATTTAAAGATTATTTCATGTCTCCAAAATTAACCCGAACCCTTTTGATCGCCGGCTGTATCGGTTTTTTAATTGTGTGGGTGCTTGAATTTCGGCGTACTACCTTGTTTGAAAGTTACTGGCTTTTGCTGATAAGTATTACTTTTTTGCTTTTTTTTCAATTCAACCGATTGAAATCTTCTTTAACCGAAAAGAAAAGACTTGAAGAGGAAAGTTTAAAAAAAGTGACCGCTACTAAAAATAAAAAAAGATGAACATTCTTCTGGTAGGTCTGGCGGTTTTGTTTTTTGTTTTGGCGGGATATTATGGCGCGGTACGTGCGGTGCTGATGGATATTTCCATTGACAGATATACCCTCCGACACGAAAATGCCAATGTGATATTTCAGACGCTTTACTGGCGCCGGCTTTTAAGAATGATCCGCCTCGCAGTGGTATCTTTGGGCTGTTTTTATGCGGTGGCTTTTGTATTTCCAATCCTTAAAGATTCGCTTGGCGTTGCCGAAGAACTTACGATTTTTATCCTTTTTGTGGGACTTGCTATTTTATGGGTTCTGTGTTACACTGTTTGGGTAAGAATTGGGTATATTTTTCCAAAAATTTTAGATTTAAAAGCCTTTCCCGTTCGTTTTGCTGAGTGGGTAATTACACCATTATATTGGCTGGTTGAGCCATTTGTTAATGAACATGCGCTGACGCATCATTTACGCGACGAAGCTGCTTCTGCCGACGATCCGGATTTTGAAGACCACAGTATTGATGAAAGAATGTTTATCAATGCGCTGGACTTTAAGGATTTACGGATTCGTGATTGTATGATTCCGCGTACCGAAATTTCGGCTGTTAATGTCAACGATACAATTGAAGATCTGAAAAGGACGTTTCTGGCAAGCGGACATTCGAAAATAATTGTATACCGGGAATCTGTTGATGATGTTTTGGGCTATTGCCATGCTTTGTCTCTTTTTAGAAAACCAAAAGAAATCAGCAGTATTGTTACGCCGATTTTGATTGTTCCGGAAGCGATGCCGGCAAGTGATCTGATGTTGCGGTTTTTAGAAGAAAGAAGAAGTCTTGCTTTGGTTGTAGATGAATTTGGTGGGACGTCAGGTTTGGTGAGTGTGGAAGATGTGGTAGAGCAGATTTTTGGTGAAATACAAGATGAATATGATTCTACGGAAGACTGGACGGAAAGGAAAATTGATGATCATACATACATTTTAAGTGCGCGCCACGAAGTAGATTATCTGAATGAAAAATATGGCTGGGATTTGCCGGAGGGCGATTATGATACATTAGCCGGAATGCTGATCCAGGTTCATGGCGACTTGCCGGAAGTGAATGATGAGATTGACATGCCGCCATATTCTTTCCAGATCATATCCATGCAGGATACCAGAATTGAACTGGTAAAGTTGGCCAGACACAGAACCGGATACAGTCAAAAAGATATTGAAACTAACGAAATTAAGCCATAGCAATTGATCAACTTTATTCCAATGACCATCAACAAAAACTTCAAATCCTCAACGTTTTTCCTGATTGCGCTATTTCTTGTCTGGAATCTGGATGCTTCTGCACAGAAAAAGCATGAAATATTTCGTCAGGAAGTTGATAAAATTATTTCCGCGTCTAAAAGTGATGTTGGTGTCGCTATTATGGGGTTGGAAGATAAGGAGACGTTTCTGTTCAATGAAGGACATAAATATCCAATGCAAAGTGTTTACAAATTCCCGCTTGCAATGGCCGTTCTGGATCAGATTGATAAAGGCAAATTGTCTCTAAGCCAGAAAATTCATGTTACGAAAAAAGATCTACTTCCAAACACATGGAGCCCGCTGAGAGAAAAATATCCGAATGGAGAAGTTGATGTGAAAATCTCTGACTTGATCGGATATGCAGTTTCAAACAGTGATAATAATGCCTGCGATATTTTGTTCCGTCTGGTTGGCGGTCCTAAAAAAGTCGATCATTATATTCATAGTCTGGGAATAAAAAGTATAGCCATTGCAGCTACGGAAGAAGAAATGTCGAAAGCCTGGAATGTACAGTTTACAAACTGGTGTAAGCCACGTGCCATGCTCCGGTTACTGGATCTTTTTTACAAAGGGAAAAATCTGTCAAAAACCAGCACGAATTTTCTCATGAAAACCATGACTGAAACCACAACTGGCCCTAACAAGATCAAAGGTTTATTGCCAAAAAATACAAAAGTAGCCCATAAAACTGGTTTGTCAGGAACGAACGAGGATGGAATCACGGCTGCTTCCAATGATGTTGGTATTATTACTTTGCCAAATGGTGAACATGTTGCTGTTGTTATTTTTGTAGCACACACAAAGCTGGATGAAAAAAGCAGAGATGCGGTAATAGCTCAAATTTCCAAAAAAGCCTACGATTATTTCCTTGCTAAAAAGTAAGTGTCTGACCATTCTGTCATTCACTCATTCAATCACTCTATCATTAAATTGTGCAGATCAAAGTAGAAAATATAGGTAAGAAATTCATTAAGGAATGGATTATCCGCAGGGCAAGTTTTGTGTTGGAACAGGGGCAGATGTATACCTTTGTTGGGCCGAATGGAAGCGGTAAATCAACGCTTTTACAGTTACTTACAGGTATGACGCCGGCAAGTGAAGGAAGGATCGGTTATTTTGATGATGGAAAAGAAATTGAGGTAGATAGCTGGTATAAACATTTGGTTATAGCAGCACCATATCTTGAATTGATTGAAGAATTTACTTTGCGTGAACACCTGGAATTTCATAAAAAATTCAAGCCTTTTAAAAATAATATTTCGTCGGCTGATTTTGAGGATTTTATACAATTATCCCATGCAAGCGGAAAAGTGATCAGGCATTTTTCTTCTGGGATGAAACAGCGGGTGAAACTTGGATTGGCATTTATGTCGGATGTGTCCGTTATTTTTTTGGATGAACCTACGACAAATCTCGATGTGCACGGAATAAACTGGTATCTTGATAATGTTACGAAATCAACTGAAAAACAATTGGTTTTGCTAGGTTCGAATGTGAAACAGGAATATGAGTTTTGTGAAAATATCATAAACGTTTCGGCGTTCAAATAATAAAAGAAGTGCCGGCTATGACGAAAACTATACAATTTCTTCTGATTTTGGTTCTGGTTTTCCTGGGAACGATAAGCAAATCGTTCTGTGGCGGCATGTATTTTGTTCAAAACAAAGGACAGTGGGATTCAGATATTTTGTTTAGAACCGAGATTCCGGGCGGTTTTCTTTTTTTGAAAAACAAATCAATTGTATATGTGCTTTATGATGCTTCCAAGGTGTCAGACATGCACGGAAAAGCAACTTCCCACCCATCATCTCCTAACGCAAAATTTTTACCGCCAACCATTCCGGTAATCAATGCCCATGGTGTTGAAGTGAAGTTTGAAAATGCCGGTTCTGATATTAAATTCAGCACTAAAAATCCTGTCAAAACTACTTTCAATTATTTTCTTGGGAACGACAAATCCAAATGGGTTGGTAATGCAGGAGCTTTTGAAGAATTGATTTATGAAAATATTTACAAAGGAATTGACCTTCGTTTTTACATTTATGATGCCAAACTGAAATATGAGTTTATCGTTCACCCACAGGCTGATGCTTCACAGATTAAGTTGAAATATGAAGGAGCAACGGATATTTTGGTCAATG
The nucleotide sequence above comes from Dyadobacter subterraneus. Encoded proteins:
- a CDS encoding ABC transporter ATP-binding protein, with amino-acid sequence MQIKVENIGKKFIKEWIIRRASFVLEQGQMYTFVGPNGSGKSTLLQLLTGMTPASEGRIGYFDDGKEIEVDSWYKHLVIAAPYLELIEEFTLREHLEFHKKFKPFKNNISSADFEDFIQLSHASGKVIRHFSSGMKQRVKLGLAFMSDVSVIFLDEPTTNLDVHGINWYLDNVTKSTEKQLVLLGSNVKQEYEFCENIINVSAFK